A genomic segment from Candidatus Hydrogenedens sp. encodes:
- a CDS encoding tetratricopeptide repeat protein, which produces EPNEVKGYILLGMAYAQSGNNTSAIETWEKALEKDPNLINVQVNLSSVLIQQKQFERAEKILKNIQGKEPSLEPTILSNLASLYFAQGKWNESLKELTKLEQLQPQNYFVKEQMAIVYYYLGDFNRARELVQTCQKGNHPINPQFLQILEQKK; this is translated from the coding sequence GGGAACCCAATGAAGTAAAAGGATATATCCTATTAGGTATGGCTTATGCTCAGTCCGGAAACAATACATCCGCCATAGAAACATGGGAAAAAGCACTGGAAAAAGACCCCAATCTAATAAATGTTCAGGTGAACCTTTCAAGTGTGCTTATCCAGCAGAAACAATTCGAACGAGCAGAAAAAATATTGAAAAATATCCAGGGAAAAGAGCCCTCATTAGAACCGACAATACTGTCAAATCTGGCTTCATTATATTTTGCACAGGGGAAATGGAACGAATCATTAAAAGAACTTACAAAGTTAGAGCAACTCCAGCCCCAGAACTATTTTGTCAAAGAGCAAATGGCAATCGTGTATTACTATTTAGGGGATTTCAACCGTGCCCGAGAACTTGTTCAAACCTGCCAAAAAGGAAACCATCCCATTAACCCCCAATTCCTCCAGATACTCGAACAGAAAAAGTAG
- a CDS encoding DUF1559 domain-containing protein, translating to AREASRRASCQNNLKQWGTIFKMYANENKAERYPPVQIEIMPLSDRPNRMDAFAAPGPMVHCIYPEYLTDPSIIICPSDAQDSIRDLKFSEDTSFARAGDWKFPYYLWEKGSVTSIAASYIYYGWVLDRMGAKQEEVAVLNTLPEISILISLLGADFYAEYTFPIQFIMAAYQLASNNLVAVEGLLDPVSATEEQRKAIREALDQDITGPSIQQYHCGNGGGNTVYRIREGIERFMITDINNPGIGALAQSEIIVMFDQIGSQQGISLYNHIPGGCNVLYMDGHVEFVKYPTKPPALEPVVNTLLLLFY from the coding sequence GGGCACGGGAGGCAAGTCGTCGGGCAAGTTGTCAGAACAATTTGAAACAATGGGGAACAATATTCAAAATGTATGCTAATGAGAATAAAGCAGAACGCTATCCCCCTGTTCAGATAGAAATCATGCCTTTGTCTGACCGTCCCAATCGTATGGATGCCTTTGCCGCACCCGGACCTATGGTTCATTGTATTTATCCCGAATACCTTACCGACCCTTCGATTATTATTTGTCCTTCGGATGCTCAGGACTCTATCCGAGACTTAAAATTTTCTGAGGATACTTCTTTTGCTCGTGCAGGGGATTGGAAGTTTCCCTATTATCTCTGGGAGAAGGGGAGTGTTACATCCATTGCTGCAAGTTATATCTATTATGGATGGGTTCTGGACAGAATGGGTGCGAAGCAGGAAGAAGTCGCCGTATTAAATACTTTACCGGAAATCAGTATTCTTATTAGTCTTTTGGGAGCAGATTTCTATGCAGAATATACTTTCCCGATACAATTCATTATGGCGGCCTATCAATTAGCATCGAACAATCTGGTGGCGGTGGAAGGATTGCTGGACCCGGTATCGGCTACGGAAGAACAGAGAAAAGCGATTCGTGAGGCTCTTGACCAGGATATAACCGGTCCTTCAATTCAACAATACCATTGCGGGAATGGCGGAGGAAATACGGTATATCGAATAAGGGAAGGTATCGAGCGGTTTATGATAACGGATATTAATAATCCGGGTATCGGGGCATTAGCCCAAAGTGAGATTATCGTTATGTTTGACCAAATAGGTTCCCAGCAGGGAATATCCTTATACAATCATATACCCGGTGGTTGTAATGTATTGTATATGGATGGGCATGTAGAATTTGTCAAATATCCAACAAAACCTCCGGCTCTTGAACCTGTTGTTAATACGCTGTTGTTATTGTTTTATTAG